Proteins encoded together in one Pontiella desulfatans window:
- a CDS encoding glycoside hydrolase family 95 protein, which yields MNIAILCCAISIGSLCTGEELQPAPWKQRHTVLSHTPAKEWSEALPVGNGRLGAMVFGSYPKEHIQLNEDTIWAQAPINRHKPGTESSYDKMWNLCLKGDYRAAHEIMEKEVIVRGRQGSYQTLGDLWITHVEPASQHTLTEGTLRELDLNTGLITVNQALQGGGSLIQKIVSSPVDDCIAIEIRSTEKKGLNFDLSMTRPELETRGKARSDHELVFEGRAQYAKEPYQFGTSFYTLIKVVPEGGVVRGVDDHLEIRGAQSVVILITCATDYNRKSPREPLSDGWKTRAEDDLAAVAAKSWDSIYNESASSLSALMARCEFDIGDSPEAITALSTPERIKRLKDGHADPDLLETYFQFGRYLLACSSRPGTMPANLQGIWAHKLLNPWGADFHFDVNVQMNYWPAEVCNLSECHRPMLWMLDKLRDEGRVMAESLGAEGVCSAITADGWFGAASLPRRPRWGGSMVNGHWAMSHLMEHYRFTQDSDYLKNDAFPVLKEAAEFAVSWLKEDPRTGKLVGRVSCSPENTFSYKTETGEEVEAEVAIGTAYDLSIFWQSLTDYLEAAAILGVEDAFTTEVEKVLKNLEEPRIGADGSILEWGVEVTETQPYHRHLSHIIGLYPLSQITAKRTPELYEAAEKSFLKRGDYGTGWSGAWKVSCAARLYDGNKARFLLSNLLAQNTMDNLFSKIKPKGVLFQIDANFGFTAGVAELLIQSHEGEIHLLPALPDDWKNGSFKGLKARGGFVVDVSWKDGELEQAAITSLAGTPCKVRYGSEVKSFEIKQNAKRTIQRSEF from the coding sequence ATGAATATCGCGATCCTGTGCTGTGCAATATCGATTGGCAGTCTTTGCACGGGAGAAGAACTGCAACCAGCCCCATGGAAGCAGAGGCATACGGTCTTATCCCATACGCCGGCAAAAGAATGGAGTGAAGCACTGCCTGTAGGAAACGGCCGTCTGGGGGCCATGGTGTTTGGCTCTTATCCCAAAGAACATATCCAGCTGAATGAGGATACGATCTGGGCCCAGGCTCCAATTAACCGGCATAAGCCGGGTACAGAGTCCAGCTATGACAAGATGTGGAACCTTTGCCTGAAGGGGGATTATCGGGCGGCTCATGAGATCATGGAAAAAGAGGTTATCGTGAGGGGGCGTCAGGGATCCTATCAGACCTTGGGGGATTTATGGATCACGCATGTAGAGCCTGCTTCGCAACACACATTGACAGAGGGAACCCTCCGGGAACTTGATCTGAACACCGGACTGATTACGGTCAATCAGGCACTGCAAGGTGGTGGCTCATTGATTCAGAAAATTGTATCCAGTCCGGTAGACGATTGTATTGCAATCGAGATCCGTTCAACTGAAAAGAAGGGACTGAACTTCGACTTGTCGATGACTCGGCCTGAACTGGAAACCCGGGGGAAAGCGCGATCGGATCATGAGCTTGTTTTTGAGGGGCGTGCACAATACGCCAAGGAGCCATATCAGTTTGGCACGTCTTTTTATACGCTGATCAAGGTGGTTCCTGAAGGCGGCGTTGTACGCGGAGTCGATGATCATCTGGAGATTCGTGGTGCGCAATCGGTCGTGATCTTGATCACCTGCGCGACGGATTATAACCGGAAATCACCGCGAGAGCCTCTTTCCGACGGCTGGAAAACGCGCGCGGAAGACGATTTGGCTGCTGTTGCAGCAAAAAGCTGGGATAGCATCTACAATGAGTCGGCGTCGAGTTTGTCTGCCTTAATGGCGAGATGTGAGTTTGATATTGGAGATAGCCCGGAAGCGATCACCGCGCTTTCAACACCAGAGCGGATCAAACGACTCAAGGATGGGCATGCCGACCCTGACCTGCTCGAGACGTACTTTCAGTTTGGCCGATACCTCTTGGCATGCAGTTCCCGTCCGGGAACGATGCCGGCGAATCTGCAAGGCATATGGGCGCACAAATTACTGAATCCGTGGGGCGCTGATTTTCATTTTGATGTGAATGTCCAAATGAATTATTGGCCGGCCGAGGTGTGCAATCTGTCGGAATGTCATCGTCCGATGCTATGGATGTTGGATAAATTGCGGGATGAAGGCCGGGTCATGGCGGAAAGTCTTGGGGCCGAAGGAGTGTGCTCTGCCATTACAGCGGATGGGTGGTTTGGTGCCGCGTCATTGCCACGTAGGCCGCGTTGGGGCGGATCCATGGTAAACGGGCACTGGGCGATGAGTCATCTCATGGAGCATTACCGCTTTACGCAGGATTCGGACTATCTGAAAAACGACGCATTCCCAGTACTCAAAGAAGCTGCGGAATTCGCCGTGAGCTGGTTGAAGGAAGACCCGCGTACCGGAAAACTGGTCGGCAGGGTGAGCTGTTCACCTGAGAATACGTTTTCATACAAAACCGAGACCGGTGAAGAGGTCGAGGCGGAGGTCGCCATTGGCACGGCGTATGATTTGTCGATCTTCTGGCAATCCTTGACCGACTATCTGGAAGCCGCCGCGATCCTGGGCGTTGAGGATGCCTTTACGACTGAAGTGGAAAAGGTATTAAAGAACTTGGAGGAACCGCGTATCGGCGCTGACGGGTCAATCCTCGAGTGGGGAGTGGAAGTGACGGAAACACAGCCCTATCATCGGCATCTTTCCCATATCATCGGCCTGTATCCGTTAAGCCAGATCACAGCCAAGCGCACCCCGGAACTATACGAGGCTGCTGAAAAATCATTTTTGAAGAGGGGGGACTACGGAACGGGGTGGAGCGGGGCCTGGAAAGTGAGTTGTGCTGCGCGCTTGTATGACGGGAATAAAGCACGGTTTCTTCTCTCAAACCTTTTAGCGCAAAACACCATGGACAACCTGTTCAGCAAGATTAAGCCCAAGGGCGTGTTGTTCCAGATCGATGCGAATTTCGGTTTCACGGCCGGGGTTGCCGAGTTGTTGATCCAATCCCATGAAGGGGAGATTCACCTGTTACCGGCTTTGCCGGATGATTGGAAGAATGGATCGTTCAAAGGCTTGAAGGCACGCGGCGGATTTGTGGTGGATGTTTCCTGGAAAGACGGCGAACTGGAACAGGCGGCAATCACCTCATTGGCAGGTACCCCCTGTAAGGTGCGTTACGGGTCAGAAGTGAAATCCTTTGAAATCAAGCAGAACGCGAAGCGAACGATTCAACGATCTGAGTTTTAA
- a CDS encoding sulfatase family protein: protein MMKKTMTAALVAMMWMGALSTLAAPRPNVVILYGDDVGCGDVGYGGSKLIPTPNIDALAKRGIIFTDGHCSSSVCSPSRFAMLTGSHPLRSGLSVIAPGGPLAIQPDTFTLPDLFKKAGYNTAVIGKWHLGIGPGEGRVGNADWNGEVKPGPLEIGFDYSFLIPSTNDRVPCVFLRNHRVVNLDPNDPIYISGKPITDKPNSTQYPNGKANPEAMTTMKSAKGHNGSVINGIGRIGHMVGGKAALWDDYTISDVMVDEARKFIAKQKKDEPFFLYFPSQAIHTPRTPNKRFQGKTKLGPRGDSMVEFDWKVGEIIKALKEKGVLENTIVVFSSDNGPVYIDGYEDGATIDRKNNPGEEFDRGHDGSGPYRGGKYMPHDGGTRVPFVVSWPARIKPGVSAATVGQIDLFVSFASLLDMELPEGAAKDSRDLLPVFMGESDQGVDYLLQGFKAQKALRYKNWKYIPGRKKTKDPEQLYNLAEDIGEQNNLVESNPEMAQQLREMLSKILAADSMKDFE, encoded by the coding sequence ATGATGAAAAAAACGATGACCGCGGCATTAGTCGCAATGATGTGGATGGGTGCGCTTTCAACGCTGGCCGCGCCGCGCCCCAATGTAGTGATTCTTTACGGCGATGACGTCGGATGCGGCGATGTCGGATATGGCGGTTCTAAACTGATTCCGACCCCGAATATTGATGCCCTCGCGAAACGCGGCATCATCTTCACCGACGGACACTGCTCCTCTTCGGTTTGCTCGCCTTCACGCTTTGCGATGCTGACCGGATCGCATCCGCTTCGCAGCGGATTGAGCGTTATTGCTCCGGGTGGCCCGCTTGCCATTCAGCCGGACACCTTCACCCTGCCGGACCTGTTCAAAAAAGCGGGCTACAACACCGCCGTTATCGGTAAATGGCACTTGGGTATCGGCCCCGGCGAAGGCCGTGTTGGTAATGCGGACTGGAATGGCGAAGTGAAGCCGGGGCCGCTCGAAATCGGATTCGATTATTCCTTCCTGATCCCGAGCACGAACGACCGCGTGCCGTGTGTCTTTTTGCGGAATCACCGCGTAGTGAATCTGGATCCGAACGACCCGATCTATATCTCCGGCAAGCCGATTACTGATAAGCCGAACAGCACGCAATATCCGAATGGGAAAGCCAATCCGGAAGCGATGACGACCATGAAAAGCGCCAAAGGCCACAACGGCAGCGTGATCAACGGCATCGGGCGTATCGGCCATATGGTGGGCGGAAAAGCCGCACTTTGGGACGATTACACGATCTCGGATGTAATGGTTGATGAGGCCCGCAAGTTCATTGCCAAGCAGAAAAAAGACGAGCCCTTTTTCCTCTACTTCCCGTCGCAGGCGATCCACACACCGCGTACGCCCAATAAGCGTTTTCAGGGAAAAACCAAGCTCGGTCCGCGCGGCGATTCGATGGTCGAGTTCGACTGGAAAGTCGGCGAAATCATCAAGGCACTCAAGGAAAAGGGCGTGCTCGAAAATACAATTGTTGTCTTCAGTAGCGATAACGGCCCCGTTTATATCGACGGCTACGAGGACGGCGCCACGATCGATAGAAAAAATAATCCCGGCGAGGAATTCGATCGCGGGCACGACGGATCGGGTCCGTATCGTGGCGGAAAGTATATGCCGCACGATGGCGGTACGCGCGTACCGTTTGTGGTCAGCTGGCCGGCCAGAATCAAGCCGGGCGTTTCCGCTGCGACCGTGGGGCAAATCGACCTGTTCGTCTCGTTTGCGAGCTTGCTCGATATGGAGCTTCCCGAAGGCGCAGCCAAGGATAGCCGTGATTTGCTTCCGGTATTTATGGGCGAGTCAGACCAAGGCGTCGACTACCTGCTCCAGGGGTTTAAAGCGCAAAAGGCGCTTCGCTACAAAAACTGGAAATATATTCCGGGTCGTAAGAAGACAAAGGATCCGGAACAGCTCTATAACCTCGCTGAGGATATCGGCGAGCAGAACAACCTTGTCGAGAGCAACCCGGAAATGGCTCAACAACTGCGCGAGATGTTGAGCAAAATCCTGGCCGCAGATTCGATGAAGGACTTTGAATAG
- a CDS encoding sulfatase family protein, whose product MNTLCCSALRRRVIIGALCLASAFSASSAKKPNVLFILTDQWRAQALGYAGDPNVKTPRLDKLAEEGINFDTTVSVCAICTPYRAALLTGRFPLSTGMYANDLYLPAEEITMGELFKAAGYNTAYIGKWHLDGHGRKSYIPPERRQGFDYWKVLECTHVYKQSQYYDNNDPKIKMWDGYDAYAQTKDAQAYIRKHATDDKPFLFFFSFGGPHFPHKSAPEDLKALYPPESLKLRPNVEFTEKYPEAKVREELQGYYGHCTAIDKCVGDLMDTLDELGIADNTIVVFTSDHGEMMGSHGKVPSAKLHPYDEANLVPFLFRYPPLTDGKARKIKTPLNTPDILPTLLALTDIEIPDTIEGEDLSVLIKEPGKEIGRAALTMQIKPQSTLRIPYRGVRTARYWYAEQADNGEKLLFDCEKDPYQMNNLYGNPEAKALQTKMAERLKEELVKVGDYPFKGAGHYKGYLDRKTGIPKDGPGTERKLSAKNLEKMKAKKNKKAKE is encoded by the coding sequence ATGAATACGCTGTGTTGTTCCGCCCTTCGGCGGCGAGTGATTATTGGTGCGCTTTGTTTGGCGAGCGCATTTTCGGCGTCTTCCGCAAAGAAGCCCAATGTGTTGTTTATTCTGACCGATCAATGGCGGGCGCAGGCACTGGGCTATGCGGGCGATCCGAATGTGAAAACGCCGCGTCTCGATAAACTCGCCGAAGAGGGCATCAATTTTGATACGACGGTTTCGGTCTGCGCGATTTGCACGCCGTATCGTGCCGCACTGCTGACCGGACGTTTTCCGCTCAGCACGGGAATGTATGCCAACGACCTCTATCTGCCGGCCGAAGAGATCACGATGGGCGAACTCTTCAAAGCGGCGGGCTACAATACGGCCTATATCGGCAAATGGCATCTCGACGGACACGGCCGCAAAAGCTATATCCCGCCGGAACGCCGTCAGGGTTTCGATTACTGGAAAGTGCTCGAATGCACACACGTCTATAAGCAATCGCAATATTACGATAACAACGACCCGAAGATCAAAATGTGGGACGGCTACGATGCGTATGCTCAAACGAAAGACGCGCAGGCCTACATCCGCAAGCATGCGACCGACGACAAACCGTTCCTCTTCTTCTTCTCGTTCGGCGGTCCGCACTTCCCGCATAAATCGGCGCCCGAGGATTTGAAGGCACTCTATCCGCCGGAATCGTTGAAGTTGCGTCCGAATGTTGAGTTCACGGAAAAATATCCGGAAGCCAAAGTCCGCGAGGAGCTGCAAGGCTATTACGGACACTGTACCGCCATCGATAAATGTGTTGGCGATTTGATGGATACTCTGGATGAGCTGGGGATCGCAGACAATACGATCGTTGTTTTCACGTCTGATCACGGCGAAATGATGGGCTCGCACGGGAAAGTACCCAGCGCAAAGCTCCATCCGTATGATGAGGCGAACCTGGTTCCGTTCCTGTTCCGCTATCCTCCGTTGACTGACGGAAAAGCGCGGAAAATTAAAACCCCGCTCAATACGCCCGATATTCTGCCGACCTTGCTCGCGCTGACGGATATTGAGATCCCGGACACGATTGAAGGCGAAGACCTTTCGGTATTGATTAAAGAACCGGGCAAAGAGATCGGCCGCGCGGCATTGACGATGCAGATCAAGCCTCAATCGACTTTACGCATCCCGTACCGCGGCGTTCGCACCGCCCGCTACTGGTATGCCGAGCAGGCGGATAACGGAGAAAAACTCCTGTTCGATTGCGAAAAAGATCCGTATCAAATGAACAATCTGTATGGAAATCCGGAAGCAAAAGCGCTTCAGACGAAGATGGCAGAACGGCTGAAAGAGGAGTTGGTTAAGGTGGGCGATTATCCGTTCAAAGGCGCCGGTCATTATAAGGGATATCTGGATCGTAAAACCGGAATCCCGAAAGACGGTCCGGGAACAGAGCGCAAACTGAGCGCAAAGAATCTCGAAAAGATGAAGGCCAAAAAGAATAAAAAGGCAAAAGAGTAG
- a CDS encoding DUF1349 domain-containing protein has translation MSGLDVVLRGRRYGLILSVFMSMILCGPLAAYAEMEVGFTPQAGDGPAWTTNNLAMLLDVEKNWPKSFQHVDSIWLNISILKTNPINTSDAILTELINFIDEHDLKTGFGMSGYSLIRIAPDEFETGAAYQQRVEIPLLQRWVDLGGNVDATQCDGIFGKACKNAVTSRKSSGEFAIDGTYFIPNGDTNSISAGDLNFGIKVDDSTSTSNRNGYIMYSAESIHTRFGTGFPASSPYPDNADHFIGVFYEENQWCWSNHKTGSKWTFTPEATDILVATASFADSASTVSSLAGVDTNEYGINKGYASGDLEFLANCWGPDMRVELDDVTNICAIIADAFKELQTAFPGVEHGINESLMATFAFEYEGYGTNDMNVSEYVPPLFFRDYIDILLEECTNNGVVLSRFCSTPHVVAESNFLLGTKLDTSAMLDPELHCLERMRQAFAYLHDRGVDTGIFLVGKSFGGHSDLYCQLAIRAMFKGFAQANIHPGTDLMFSGWHTYPTYLGPETLQYSQMNTMMKVLESEEFRTMIDGLPSPWWNQDVGAPGAAGGASHTGGTFTVIGAGDDIGGTADNFHYLHQTLSGDGEIQARVVNHDASNAWAEAGVMIRETVAAGSKHACQSITIGNGSSFQYRTATDGSSGNTTPGDGMVVPYWVKVVRSNDTFTGYSSSNGTNWNQIGTQSISMQDDICMGLSVTSHTTGTLCTATFDNVTVVGAPTTPTNTIPITPSPAVGSGKITSSCDNEYEIWVNGEYLGSAGGWKSAESYYPDLDNGDVIAVKAIDSGGGAGCLMAELEVGESVIGTSTDWKVSLSGPTNWQDQTFDDSGWTNATDYGAYGVSPYRYQVVGMPTNTPAHWIWSSDKENDDTVYFRYTVAGATTTIPATSTTTGDSKFILQWNAVTGRVYSVWGTTNLFVPFEPWATNIVHPDAAFTDAVHSLESSAFYKIKVEMQKTQQVNE, from the coding sequence ATGAGTGGTCTGGATGTCGTTTTGCGGGGTAGAAGATATGGCCTGATTCTGAGTGTTTTTATGAGTATGATCCTGTGCGGTCCGCTTGCCGCATATGCTGAAATGGAGGTCGGCTTTACCCCGCAGGCTGGGGATGGCCCGGCATGGACCACGAACAATCTCGCCATGCTCCTTGACGTCGAGAAGAACTGGCCGAAGTCTTTTCAGCATGTCGATTCGATATGGTTGAACATATCCATTCTAAAAACAAATCCGATTAATACCTCTGACGCTATTTTAACGGAACTGATCAATTTCATAGATGAACATGATCTGAAGACAGGATTTGGGATGTCAGGCTATAGTCTCATAAGAATAGCCCCCGACGAATTCGAAACGGGCGCGGCGTATCAGCAGAGAGTGGAGATCCCGTTACTTCAACGGTGGGTGGACCTTGGCGGAAACGTCGACGCTACGCAGTGTGACGGCATTTTTGGGAAAGCTTGCAAAAATGCGGTGACATCCCGGAAGAGTTCCGGTGAATTTGCAATAGATGGCACCTACTTTATTCCCAACGGGGACACCAATAGTATTTCGGCAGGAGACCTCAATTTCGGCATTAAAGTTGATGATTCTACCAGTACTTCTAATAGGAACGGATATATTATGTACAGCGCTGAAAGCATACATACTCGTTTCGGCACGGGGTTCCCCGCTTCATCTCCTTATCCTGACAATGCGGACCACTTCATCGGTGTTTTTTATGAGGAAAATCAATGGTGCTGGTCGAACCATAAAACCGGGTCGAAATGGACTTTCACCCCTGAAGCTACAGATATCCTTGTCGCCACTGCGTCTTTTGCCGATTCGGCTTCGACGGTTTCTTCTCTGGCCGGTGTAGATACGAACGAATATGGCATTAACAAAGGTTATGCAAGCGGCGATCTGGAATTTTTAGCTAATTGTTGGGGTCCCGATATGAGAGTGGAGCTGGATGATGTGACAAATATATGTGCCATAATTGCAGATGCATTTAAAGAGTTACAGACCGCATTCCCCGGTGTCGAACACGGCATAAACGAAAGCTTAATGGCTACTTTCGCGTTCGAGTATGAGGGGTATGGCACGAATGACATGAATGTCAGTGAGTATGTCCCCCCATTATTTTTCAGAGACTACATAGACATCTTATTGGAGGAATGCACCAACAACGGAGTCGTGCTCTCGCGCTTTTGTTCGACGCCACACGTAGTCGCGGAATCGAATTTTCTGTTGGGCACGAAACTGGACACTAGTGCGATGCTCGATCCAGAACTCCATTGCCTTGAACGGATGCGCCAGGCCTTTGCGTACCTCCATGATCGCGGCGTTGATACCGGTATCTTTCTGGTAGGCAAGTCCTTCGGTGGCCACTCCGACCTCTACTGCCAACTGGCTATCAGGGCTATGTTTAAGGGCTTTGCACAGGCAAACATCCATCCGGGGACCGATCTTATGTTTTCGGGCTGGCACACGTATCCGACCTACCTCGGCCCGGAAACACTGCAATACTCGCAAATGAACACCATGATGAAGGTTTTGGAATCTGAAGAGTTCAGAACCATGATCGACGGTCTGCCCTCTCCCTGGTGGAACCAGGACGTTGGCGCTCCGGGCGCAGCGGGCGGCGCCAGTCACACGGGCGGCACGTTCACCGTGATCGGCGCCGGCGACGACATCGGGGGCACCGCGGACAACTTCCACTATCTCCATCAGACGTTGAGCGGCGACGGCGAGATCCAGGCGCGTGTGGTCAACCATGATGCCTCCAACGCCTGGGCGGAGGCCGGCGTGATGATCCGCGAGACGGTTGCTGCGGGTTCCAAGCACGCGTGTCAGAGTATCACCATCGGCAACGGATCGAGCTTCCAGTACCGGACGGCCACCGACGGCAGCAGCGGGAATACGACGCCGGGCGACGGCATGGTTGTGCCGTACTGGGTAAAGGTGGTGCGCAGCAACGACACGTTCACGGGATACAGTTCGAGCAACGGGACCAATTGGAACCAGATCGGCACGCAGAGCATCTCCATGCAGGACGATATCTGCATGGGGCTGAGCGTAACATCGCACACCACCGGCACGCTCTGCACCGCGACTTTCGACAACGTGACCGTCGTCGGCGCCCCGACAACACCCACCAACACGATCCCCATCACGCCGAGCCCGGCGGTGGGGTCGGGGAAAATCACAAGCTCATGTGATAATGAATATGAGATATGGGTAAATGGTGAATATCTGGGTTCAGCGGGCGGGTGGAAGTCAGCTGAAAGCTATTATCCCGATCTTGATAACGGCGATGTGATTGCCGTAAAAGCAATAGATTCTGGTGGAGGTGCAGGATGCTTAATGGCAGAGCTGGAAGTGGGTGAAAGCGTCATAGGCACCAGTACGGACTGGAAAGTAAGTTTAAGCGGCCCGACGAATTGGCAAGACCAGACCTTTGATGACTCAGGCTGGACGAATGCTACTGATTATGGCGCATATGGTGTAAGCCCATATAGGTATCAAGTTGTCGGAATGCCTACAAATACCCCTGCGCACTGGATTTGGTCGTCTGATAAAGAGAATGACGATACGGTGTATTTCAGGTACACCGTTGCTGGTGCCACCACCACCATACCCGCGACCTCGACGACGACCGGGGATTCCAAATTCATCCTTCAGTGGAATGCGGTCACCGGCCGTGTCTACAGTGTTTGGGGAACCACAAACCTGTTTGTGCCGTTTGAGCCGTGGGCAACCAACATCGTTCATCCCGATGCCGCCTTCACGGACGCCGTTCATTCGCTGGAGAGCAGTGCGTTCTACAAGATCAAAGTTGAAATGCAGAAGACCCAGCAGGTTAATGAATAA
- a CDS encoding sulfatase family protein, protein MKNEVNVCLPSRSAGRRVIIGALCFMAALSAFAGQGRPNIVLINADDMGVGDVSGLNPEGKIPTPHIDSMIDNGLALLNGHSSSGVCTPSRYSLLTGRYSCRASISGQVAKGNSPARVEEGRTTLASLLKKSGYRTAMIGKWHLGLDWKPLPNAKQSKKGVIALKDIDYSKPFGGGPVDRGFDSFFGIAASLDIPPYVWLIDNRVSEVPTETQPAVKGKQAPGGYMREGPKAASFEMVDALPRMGDEAVDLIKACAPEAKAGTPFFLYLALNSPHTPIVPSAEWEGKSAIGTKYADFAMQTDGVVGQVLNALREAGLEENTIVIFTADNGCAPHADYTVHLEKGHNPSYIYRGQKGDLYEGGNRVPFVIQWPAGAPKGRRSDQLISHVDFLATFAELTGQKLADNEGEDSISFLPLLKGVSDTSPRKSAIYNTISSKLAITDGDWKLIVGEGSGGWTRPGERYMKTAFGAVKDENPLPMGLFNLKDDVGEYKNLLLEYPEVKQRVFEKLKHDLERGRSTPGKPQASNINRLDYLDREKGKGKKSKAK, encoded by the coding sequence ATGAAAAATGAAGTGAATGTATGCTTGCCGTCTCGCTCAGCGGGACGGCGAGTGATCATTGGTGCACTATGTTTCATGGCCGCGCTTTCGGCCTTCGCAGGTCAGGGCAGGCCGAATATCGTCTTGATCAATGCGGACGATATGGGCGTGGGCGATGTGTCGGGGCTGAACCCGGAAGGAAAAATCCCTACCCCACATATCGACAGCATGATCGACAATGGGCTGGCGCTCTTAAATGGGCACAGCAGTTCGGGCGTCTGTACCCCGAGCCGGTACAGTTTGTTGACTGGGCGTTACAGCTGTCGCGCTTCAATTAGCGGTCAGGTTGCGAAAGGAAACAGTCCGGCACGTGTCGAAGAGGGGCGCACGACCCTGGCTTCGCTTCTCAAAAAGTCCGGATATCGAACGGCCATGATCGGCAAGTGGCATCTGGGTTTAGATTGGAAGCCTCTTCCGAATGCAAAGCAGAGTAAAAAAGGTGTCATTGCTCTTAAGGATATCGATTACAGCAAGCCGTTTGGCGGCGGGCCAGTCGATCGCGGTTTTGACAGCTTTTTTGGTATTGCCGCCTCGCTCGATATTCCGCCCTATGTTTGGTTGATCGACAACCGCGTGAGCGAAGTGCCCACAGAAACACAGCCCGCCGTCAAGGGTAAGCAGGCACCGGGTGGCTATATGCGCGAAGGCCCGAAAGCCGCCTCGTTTGAAATGGTGGATGCGTTGCCCCGTATGGGCGATGAAGCGGTGGACTTGATTAAGGCGTGTGCACCCGAAGCAAAAGCGGGCACGCCCTTCTTTTTATATCTCGCGCTGAACTCGCCGCACACCCCGATTGTCCCGTCGGCGGAATGGGAAGGCAAAAGTGCGATTGGCACAAAGTATGCCGATTTCGCGATGCAGACCGACGGCGTGGTGGGTCAGGTTTTGAACGCACTGCGCGAGGCGGGTCTGGAAGAAAACACCATCGTCATCTTCACCGCCGATAACGGCTGTGCGCCCCACGCAGATTACACCGTCCACTTGGAAAAGGGACATAATCCAAGCTACATCTATCGGGGGCAAAAAGGGGACCTGTACGAAGGCGGAAACCGAGTGCCCTTTGTCATCCAGTGGCCGGCCGGCGCACCGAAAGGGCGCAGAAGCGACCAGCTGATTTCCCATGTCGATTTTCTGGCTACCTTCGCCGAACTCACCGGACAAAAACTGGCCGACAACGAGGGCGAAGACTCGATCAGTTTTCTCCCGCTCCTGAAAGGAGTCTCCGACACCTCGCCGCGTAAAAGCGCCATTTATAATACGATTAGTTCTAAACTAGCGATCACCGACGGCGACTGGAAACTGATCGTCGGAGAGGGGTCGGGCGGTTGGACCCGCCCCGGCGAACGCTATATGAAAACCGCGTTCGGAGCCGTGAAGGATGAAAACCCGTTGCCGATGGGCCTATTCAACCTTAAGGACGATGTCGGCGAATATAAGAATCTTCTGCTGGAATATCCCGAAGTGAAGCAGCGCGTGTTCGAGAAATTGAAACACGATCTGGAGCGGGGCCGTTCGACTCCGGGGAAACCGCAGGCAAGTAACATCAATCGCCTTGACTATCTAGACCGAGAAAAGGGCAAAGGCAAAAAGAGCAAAGCGAAATAG